Proteins encoded within one genomic window of Mya arenaria isolate MELC-2E11 chromosome 13, ASM2691426v1:
- the LOC128214488 gene encoding RNA pseudouridylate synthase domain-containing protein 1-like — protein MVAFQCTSARLEHPNPWYSRRGKMMPKQGDGVQRPGLQVVHKSPNFLCIDKMYDLKINSDDPTDMTVKHQARAMFPELVDPKCSHGFRFVHRLDYATSGILCLGLTKNAAKHLSKLFHNKQVTKYYLALVRGHIVDEAVLIDVPIGRLDDAEWAGRMCAADHEKCDVPRPTATLLVCLERGMYGDKPATKVLLKPITGRQHQLRVHCDYIGHTIVGDYTYSLRQDKTPHRMMLHSHRLVADMKIENLDLRTSDPFTTDLIEEWNPSAICRPYEEAESIAKGFEMDNMDSISGMDKFRLVRIKLSESQGEERYTEL, from the exons ATGGTTGCTTTCCAATGCACATCGGCGAGATTAGAACACCCAAATCCTTGGTACAGTCGGCGTGGCAAGATGATGCCAAAACAGGGAGATGGCGTACAAAGACCCGGGTTACAG GTTGTACACAAAAGCCCCAACTTCCTTTGTATCGACAAGATGTATGACTTAAAGATAAACAGTGACGACCCAACAGATATGACGGTTAAACATCAGGCTAGGGCAATGTTTCCAGAGCTTGTGGACCCCAAATGTTCCCATGGATTTAG GTTTGTACATAGGTTGGACTATGCTACAAGTGGTATTCTCTGCCTGGGCCTGACCAAAAATGCTGCTAAACACCTGTCGAAACTGTTCCATAATAAACAAGTGACCAAGTATTACCTGGCATTG GTACGAGGTCACATCGTTGATGAAGCTGTGCTGATAGACGTTCCTATTGGTCGTCTTGATGATGCCGAGTGGGCAGGTCGTATGTGTGCAGCCGACCATGAAAAGTGTGATGTTCCGCGACCCACAGCTACCCTCCTTGTGTGTCTGGAGAGGGGGATGTATGGTGATAAGCCTGCAACAAAAGTGCTGCTTAAACCCATCACTG GTCGTCAGCACCAGTTGAGGGTACATTGTGACTACATCGGACACACTATAGTTGGTGACTACACCTACAGTTTACGTCAAGATAAAACACCACACCGTATgatgctgcactctcatagactTGTAGCGGATATGAAGATTGAAAATCTGGATTTACGGACTTCAGATCCGTTTACTACGGACTTGATTGAAGAGTGGAACCCGAGTGCAATATGTAGGCCTTATGAAGAGGCGGAAAGTATTGCTAAAGGATTTGAAATGGACAATATGGATTCAATATCAGGAATGGATAAATTTAGACTAGTTCGTATCAAATTAAGTGAGTCTCAAGGAGAGGAAAGATATACAGAGCTTTAA